One region of Alosa alosa isolate M-15738 ecotype Scorff River chromosome 1, AALO_Geno_1.1, whole genome shotgun sequence genomic DNA includes:
- the bmp4 gene encoding LOW QUALITY PROTEIN: bone morphogenetic protein 4 (The sequence of the model RefSeq protein was modified relative to this genomic sequence to represent the inferred CDS: deleted 2 bases in 1 codon; substituted 2 bases at 2 genomic stop codons): MIPGNRMLMVILLCHVLLGERNHASLIPEEGKSHTPVVGLPTVATGASASRQSHELLRDFESTLLHMFGLQRRPRPSHSAVVPQYLLDLYRLQSGEAEETASPHDAAIEYPERSASRANTVRGFHHEEHLEQLQLEGPGVGGSTLRFLFNLSSIPEEELLSTAELRIYRERIEEDEVDGPVRSRDASEDQHRINVYEILKAPRGGQLITRLLDTRLVRHNASRWESFDVSPAVLRWTRERLPNHGLAVEVRHLNATPRHQGRHVRVSRSLHQKPGEDWGQLRPLLVTARGGKGPPAGARRQSNPKAAVXAXRNCRRQRFHVDFSDVNWNDWIVAPPGYQAYYCHGDCPFPLADHLNSTNHAIVQTLVNSVNTNIPKACCVPTELSAISMLYLDEHDKVVLKNYQEMVVEGCGCR; the protein is encoded by the exons ATGATTCCTGGTAATCGAATGCTGATGGTCATTTTGCTATGCCACGTCCTGCTGGGGGAGAGAAACCATGCCAGTCTGATACCCGAGGAAGGGAAGAGTCACACGCCCGTCGTCGGCCTGCCCACCGTCGCCACCGGTGCCAGCGCCAGCCGCCAGAGTCATGAGCTGCTCCGCGACTTCGAGAGCACGCTGCTGCACATGTTCGGCCTGCAGCGACGCCCGCGGCCCAGCCACTCGGCCGTCGTGCCGCAGTACCTGCTGGACCTCTACCGCCTGCAGTCCGGCGAGGCCGAGGAGACGGCGTCACCGCATGACGCCGCCATCGAGTACCCCGAGAGGTCGGCCAGCCGCGCCAACACCGTGAGAGGCTTCCACCACGAAG agcaccTGGAGCAGCTGCAGCTGGAGGGCCCGGGCGTCGGTGGCTCCACCCTGCGCTTCCTCTTCAACCTCAGCAGCATTCCCGAGGAGGAGCTGCTGTCCACGGCCGAGCTGCGCATCTACCGCGAGCGCATCGAGGAGGACGAGGTGGACGGGCCGGTGAGGTCACGCGACGCCAGCGAGGACCAGCACCGCATCAACGTGTACGAGATCCTAAAGGCGCCGCGCGGCGGTCAGCTCATCACGCGCCTGCTGGATACGCGGCTGGTCCGGCACAACGCCTCGCGCTGGGAGAGCTTCGACGTGAGCCCGGCAGTGCTGCGGTGGACACGTGAGCGCCTGCCCAACCACGGGCTAGCTGTGGAGGTCCGGCACCTGAACGCCACTCCGCGCCACCAGGGCCGGCACGTGCGCGTCAGCCGCTCGCTGCACCAGAAGCCCGGCGAGGACTGGGGACAGCTGCGACCCCTGCTAGTCACCGCCCGCGGCGGCAAGGGGCCACCAGCTGGCGCCCGGCGCCAAAGCAACCCCAAAGCGGCGGTATAAGCATAACGGAACTGC CGACGGCAGCGCTTTCACGTGGACTTCAGCGACGTGAACTGGAACGACTGGATAGTGGCGCCCCCTGGCTACCAGGCGTACTATTGCCACGGGGACTGCCCCTTCCCCCTGGCCGACCACCTGAACTCCACCAACCACGCCATTGTGCAGACGCTGGTGAACTCGGTCAACACCAACATCCCAAAGGCCTGCTGCGTCCCCACCGAGCTCAGCGCCATCTCCATGCTCTACCTGGACGAGCACGACAAGGTGGTGCTCAAAAACTACCAGGAGATGGTGGTCGAGGGCTGCGGCTGCCGCTGA